ggtgagctgcttggctgtttTGTGAGCCACACATTTACTTATTctgttattcagtattcagacaCGATAtccttatgttagatttgtcattcTAGTTTCAGACATGCATCGTAtcttagaagctcttgtacttatgacaccaattcttgggtagtactttttttcattttccgcATTCATACTTAAAAGAAACTCAGTGTTGGAGATTTGTTAATTGTTGTCTTTCACtcattagttagttaagtttgttaaaatatgttggttgacttacctattggttgggaacataggtgccatcacgacttgtgatttttgggtcatgacaattttgcctttatatttttttgaaaactattattttttatgtttcaaaCTCATTTATGCAAGCAAAATTGTGCTTTACTACATCCTTTTCCTTTGTACACACTACCTATTGCTTCTACTAATTGAATGATTTGGTTAAATGTTCATATTATGGTGACATGGGCAAGATTCATTGCCTGCAAAATCGTTAGAAGTCTATTGAACCTTATCATCAGCTGAAATGAGAAGTCGTAACGAGGTTTGCGTAGGTGAACTTGTAGAAACTAAATTAGAGGTTTTATGATATCActccttagttatcaaatagttacaaccataattttatttttagtagtaGTTATTTTCATGTAATGGTGCATATTTTCATTTCGGTTAAGTTAGGAATACATGTTCTAGATTCTAGGGATAGTTATTTTATAAGTGTTGTATTTAAACTATTTGTGTGTCTCAGGAAATGAAAGCAAAAAAATTACTAAGTgtttgacacccaattttggactTCCACCATATAAAGTAATCAATTAAAGCTTCTTTGATTTCAAACGACTTAAAATAATTGGTTTTATAAAAccttaagaaaatataaacttagtatttaaatagttttgtcaatttttatgatatttagaaaatatgtaGATCATAAGTAGTTGTGTAtacaattagtatattttatgattattcgaaagtcttctaaaaaaacaacaaaaaaagagatTCGTTTCGTTTAAGTATTTTGTTAGTTAGTTTAACTGTCTATtggtttacttttttttattagctATCTCATAACTAAGTcgattattttatgttgttcaGATTAAgaatcttatttaattaatttatgttaattcaCCTCATGTAGATAccaattttaattcattatctAATTCCTTAAATTGTCAGCACAAGTTTCTTTTATTACAATTCCTCTAAATTTGAAATCAGCCCAGcctattatttttttcccaGCCCCATAACCGACCCGCCAATTTCTTCACTAGATAAGGAAGAGCAGGAGCACGTCAACAATAGCAGACGACGAACACGGCGTTATAGACGGAGAAATGCGTGAACGACACCAGCATCGCGTACGCGCGTCGTGGCATTGACGTGAAAGAAACGCGACGGAAAGCAACTGACGGCGTCTCTGTGTATATATAGTACGTTGTGCCTCCTTGTCGTCTTCCTCGTTCCCTTTCCAGTCGTACGCTGCAACAAAAGCAGCAGTCCATAGAAGACGCATTTTCGTCCTTGACGATAGGAGATCGCGCCACATCAAGTGGCGAGGACGGTGAAGTTCATCCTGGGCGTCTATTTTCCTTTCCCTTTCAGGAATTGGTTAAAAATTTCAGGAAAAAGGAGGTTCATCCGTTTCGGTGTGAGGTTTTggctttttcaaatttttcaatgGATTGGAGGGTTGGTTGGGGATTTTGCAACAAGTGGACAACACTAATCTCCCTCCTATTTATATTCTCTTGTGCTCACTTAGAAAGGGGGCTTCTCTTTCgatttttgttagaaaaaagaaaaaaaacactcACAGTAActtaagaaaaagagagaaacatGGGATTTTTGTTTTGACACAAacgaattattttttcaaaggaAAAACCGGAGAGGGATATTTTGTTGGTGTTGGGAACTGCCATTCTCTTCCTGATTTCCTTAGCCGCTATTCATTTGGTTCAAAGTCCGTGTGGTGAAGTGTTTCTCTACTCATTCCATTTAAGTTCGTTGCCTACAAGAAGGTAACAATTCTGCCTCCTTGTGTAATCTTCTCGTATTTTTGCCTTTTTGAAATAGTATTCTGTTTGAGTCCtaaaaaatgtgtatttgtcGTTGCTGTTTATCCAATATCGAATAATGTGTAGCATCTATATTCTTCTTAGTGATTTCGCTATCTATCGAATGTAATGTCCTCTTTTTGTAGTTTCTTCTCGCCCTCCCCTATTGATATTTCGATGATTGAAAGCTCTTATTTTGTGTTTGTTGGCTGGTAATCTCTAGCTGAGTCGGGGAAGCGTATTGTTGTTAGTTTCTCAACTGTGTGAGCTGCTTATGTGTTAGTGTTTTGAATGTTTTTGACTCACCGTTAGATACAAGTTAGTGCAAAATTAGTGGTGAGTTTATCTTTTAGTCCGTGTGGATGTGTATATTGATTTCCTGTGAAAGTTTGATGTTTCTCCTTGGTCTCAAGTTCAATTTTCTCTGTTAATATATACTGTGAAAGCAGTGATTTAATCATGAAGTTTGAAAGTCCCCTTCTATGGACCATGTTGATTTTCATTGGCTTAGTCAGTTCAAGTTGTCGGGATGTTTGTATGTCATTCTGTCATATGTATTGGCTCCTTTCTACTCCCCGTTTCCCAGTGTTCTTAGCTATTTATTATTTGGCTCTTAATTTTTCTACTCGCCTTTGTTTTTAAGAATGATAGAAGTGTTCTCACGTTTAACATCATTTCGCATGTAAATTATGATCGAgaacttgaaaataattaacataaagtTTGACTCATTTAGCTAGAATAAAATTTGGCTCTTCGCATTCCCTTTGCATGTTTCGTAAGGTTATCCTTTATTCTTATGCATTGTTCTTGATTGGCTACTTAGCATCCTGCTGGATGAAGCCATAACTAACCAAACCTTTATTCTCCTGTGTCGATTAGTTTGGTTCCTAgtagagatttttttttctgctTTTCTTAATCTTCTTTAAATGCTTTCACATTATTCGATTTGGCTGCAAAACAAATGTGTTGAATGTGTTAATAGAAGTCATGATTCTATCATTTAAAATAAGCATGATTTTCGTATTCTTATTGTTACTCTCTTGCGGATAGGCATATTGCATTCAACCTTTTGTGGGAGCATGGTATTAGCTTACAGAATATTCTTAATCATGTGTGTTGAATGTTTGGTGATTGCGGTTTTCACTTTCCTCGATATGTGAGTTCATGGgctattttgatacattttattTCAATACCATTCCTCCCATTTGCTGGAATATGTTCACCCTTGGTTGTTTAttatttcttcattgttttGCATAAAGAATCACCTAAAATCATGGTCATTAGTTAATGATGATTTTACTATGGAGGTTTTGAAATTGTAAAGGGCTTGTTGACTTGTTGCTTGTGAGAATATAGAATCTGCCTAGtcccaattttttttagtgatcTAGCATCGTGAAATCGTTTGAGTTGGTTTAAATCTCTTTGTGATTTGCTAACTTTCATTATAATATGCCAACCTAAAGTATGGTAGTCCGTAGCCTTGTTCATTTTGCATATTCTGGTATTTAGATTGTGATCAGTTACTCAccatttttttaacttatttggtGCATGTAAAATTCGTGTGAGTCCTCATGCATTCCTTTATCCCTTGAATCTCGAAAGAGTCATTGAGACTCGCCTCCTATCGAGTCAACCAGCCATAATAACGACAGACAGGTCCTGAAGTTTAAGCAATTGAACAAAACTGAAGGATTTCGATTAGAAACCCTTTTTATATTtcgattttattttgtattattatttgtaatgggcctaagcccttgtattcttttacctttttgTATTTactttgtattattatttgCTTAGTCTAGGACAGGTGCGAAAGAAAGAAATGGGTCGAAGACCCCAAAAAGAACGATGGGTCAAAACCCGAAGCAGGTGGGTCTGAAATTCCGGTCAAGGCGAATAGAATTCGGATTTGGACCCAATTCTCTTTCCCTCTCTCTCTTTacgtattttttatttacttatttattttattttggcaTTAGTTTAAGGTTCGAAAACTACGAATCCCCGCAAAGCGTCTTAAATGTTCTATCGAcctaaaatcaatatttttgcaAATAAATCACGTAGataaataagttaatatttttatactctCTACTATTCCAATCATTTTTTCAAGTCAagttaaaaacaatttttagccAAACTATGTTAGTTGCTGGAAAACCGTTTTAAACGGATGTTTTAggggcctaacaccttcctaAAACATTAATTTGAATCTCCGAAccctttaaatattttcaaacaattttctctgttaagttatttgaaaacagtagttttcttattttttcttaaaattaggtggcgactctaaaaagtcaaaaactcTTTGAAATAACTATTCTTCCTCTTTCGGATAAAATAGAAATGACGACTCGGTTGGGGATGTAGGAtattctaaccttaaaactaacaCTATTTGGCTATAATTTCTTAattgtttactttattattaaaattattgcaTTTTTCATGGTATATTTCTTCCAATCGGCAAGTAGTATGCATTAGGATAACGAATGTTATGTGGCTTTCCACGACTTTCTTCAGAAATAcacaaaaattcattttgaagTATCAAACAAATAGTTGGAATGCGGTCATCCGACATTGTTTGGTAGCTTCACCCCGATGTTTGTCAGACTCGGGTAACCGTCAACTTGAAAACTATTCTAGTAAGCATAAGCTAGAGCGAAACCAAAACCAAATTAAGCATTAGACTAAGACGGCTTAATACCCAAGGTGTATTAAGTTCATTAAGTAGAAATCTGCCAAAATCGTGTCTAAGGTCTTCGACCTCACGACACATCATATTTATGTGACATTTAAATGATATACGTGTGAAAACCAATTTAGGGTGGTTAAACCTAACTTGATTCTGCTTCGTAGATATGGATCGATTTCCAAAGTTCGACATGGTCATATCAGCGCCACCTCAACTCACGATGTGGTATAATAATCTGGACCCGGATCATAGAAGAACCCTCAACAAATACGTGGGTGCTCTGATGGAATTAATCAACATGAACGGTTGGCCGGAATTGGTTGAGGTCCTCACAGGATATTGGGATAGCCAACGAATGGTGTTCTGATATGGAACCCCGAAATTACCCCGACTTTGGAGGAAATCCGATACTGCATAGACACGGTAGGCACTGGGATAGAAAGGAAAGCAAGGAAACAAGACGACATCTTTATCCCTAATATGCCTTCGGTAGAAAATATTGCTGACTGGTTCGGGTTGGGGAAAGATTTTGCCTACTGGTGTCAAGAATCCCGCATAGCATTCAGAGATCTTTATATCAGATTTGGACATGCGAGTTTCTACTCCACTTACAACCGAGAATTCAAGCTCTCTTACAGAGAATGGAACGAGATTCGTCCTCTAGCATTTGATGTAGCATTGTTGGGAACGATGGTCTTCTCGCATGGCACGAGTCTCAGGTACGAGCATACTTTATTCAAATGGTACGAGAACCAAGGGATAACAAAGAACTACCCTATAGCTCCGGTCATCCTGCCCGATATGTATCGAGCCCTGGGAAAATGCAAGGAGGGGCATCGGTACTTCCAAGGGTGCAACTTGCTCCTTCAGTGGTTGATCCTCAGCGATTTAGCAAAGGGTGCTCGGACTCCAAAGCTACATACTCTTGACAACAAGAAAACCCTTAAATATTTGAATGACATGTTGTACTGGGCGAATATGAACAATCGAataacaagggggagatgggctCAGATTTTCTCTGAATCGAGAGAAGAAGATCCCCAATGGATGCTTGACCGTTTCATCTCCAAAGAAGTTGTCGTGGAGAGCTGCAGAAAGATTGTGCTTCCTCTACCAGGTATTCGGGAAATTCACCCTTTAATGTCTTGCGACAGTTCGAAAGGAGACAAATTATACCCAAAGAGGTGTAATATGGTGCTTATGTATATGATACTGGAGACGATAGAATGCACGACGAGTCTGAAATATTCAGAGAATGGAAAAGTGTCAAGCGTATGGATAAAGACACCATTTCCCCTGGCCGATTCAATGATGGATATGACAAGGGTTACAAAGAATGGCTGAAGAGGGATATACAAAATGTCTCCTCTCGAACCCCGCGTAGCTTTCGTAGCGTAACAGACAGAGAAACCAAAGCAGTGGCCGAGCTACGGGAGCTAAAGAAAGAATCCCAAGAGGTGTACGCTAAGTTTGTCGAGAACCAAGATACTCTTGAGAGGGTGACTCAAGATGTGGAAAGACAGAGGTGTGGTTATGATAATTTCGATACCTAGGTCGCGGAGAAAATCGATAGGATGCGATACGAAATCTTGGAATACAAAGGACGCCTGGGTGAAGGATTCTTGTTGATGCTAAGATATATGTTTCAGCAGTACACGACTCAGGGGAACGGCGATGGAGCGGGACCATCTGGAGCGACATAGTGGATTTCGTCCCTGCGCGGgcttttttatatgtatttgtcATTTTAGCCCCTATGCGTGCCTGCCTTTATTGCACTTCCGTACATACAAATTGCCCTTGCATGGGtctttctttaatgttttatgcTTTATTTTCCCTCTGTGAACATTATTATTCACTTGTGAAATTaattttggggggggggggattgtttattttattcaaattcacGCGTACATCGTTCAAAAGTGCTAGGCCTACCCTTTGCATAAAAAGGTACCTCTGTATGTGttaggacgcgatatatgtGTATTTAACttcttatgtgttatgttgctacgaatgaggatatcatcaaccCAATCCTACCCGGAAATTTCCAAATAATATACAGAAGTAACTATTACGaaatgtccgaccaaaatttccaagtcttaagtttctcactcaaaagacacctcctataccacaaatcctaaaacactaTTCTAGCCTCTCAGGAAAGTCAAAGAATCACTACTATGGACAAATGTAAGAACATCCAGATGGAACTCACTGGAGAAGAACTACAAAGAAAGATTGAATGAATCACTCAGGAAATTCAAGAAGCCAAGGAGGAAGGGCTCAGAGTCGACATGGCCACCGCAATTTACAAAGCTGCAACTGTGACCCTGGATGAGGATCTGGCATCACAgatgaaaagaaagaatgatGTTGAGATGGAGGCGAAAGATTTGCGAAAGAAGTTGGACACTCTTCGGTTGAAAGTGCAGGACAGAGAAGCGAGAGAGGCAAGGATAGAAGCGGAGACCGCCGCTCTGTTAACTAAAAGCATGTCACTTGATGAAGAATTGACAGTGGAAATGGAAGAATTCACCTCTATGGCAGATAGGATGGCCGCACTGAGGAAGCAAAACAAAGCCTTCCATAGCAACATGATTGATAAACTTCAGAAAATGCGCGAAAAACACCCCGTCTTCGAGCAAGGGGCTAATAGCTATCCCGATAACGCTCACCCTGAAGCGACTGAGGAAGACAACGACGAGGAAATCGTCTACAAACCTCCTTTACTAGGACGTACGAGAGGAGGAGACTAATCCTGCAACAAGAAGGGAAATGACTAACGTGTCgtcatcattttatctttaaaaagctCTATTGTTGCCTTacaatttccttgtaatcgtaaTGAACGAACGAATGAGAACGTTATATCCTATACTCGAACTACATTGGGCCTGAATTCTctttgtgagatacgtaggaaGCCTTCCCAGGACCGGcccctatctttaaaaattttcattctccccttcATTTTACGAGAAGATACGAAGACCAAATCAATGGACGTCAAAAAGCAACTGCAAGAATATTGtagctcaacgtgatttagCCTTTCTGAGACAGtgtcaaaactaaaacaagcaaactcctgcttgttaaaaaaatgtgtttccTTACTCGTGAgttgaagatatcctcaaaTAAAGCAACTTATGTTTTTATCTGCTCTCGGTGTGATGTTATGCATTTTGTATTCTGAATTTGCACTAACAAATCCACCTTTCAATTGTTTTCCTTCTCAGGTACTTTGAAACAGATCTGTGTCGATCGAATGCTGGCAGATCATCCTTATTTCACCATATCAAAAGGTCTCGCAGATTCCTTTCCTAGACAAAGCTCGGATAAAGAAAAAACTGTTATGGGGGATAATAATGAAGAAGTAAGTCTTACTAATGTTGTGGTGGCTCAATCCACCGTAGCGGACAAGAATGAGTTGATTCTGCAGCTGATGCAGCAGATTGCAGAGATAAGGGTGGAAATGCAAAGGAGAAACGATCTGCCTCTGCTGGGTTTTGCCACTAACGGTGCTGATGGAAGACCTTCAATCTACTTCCCTTCTTCAAATATGGATCCATCCCAGAACCAGCCATCTACGCCTGCTCAGAATCCATCGGTTATAAATCTGAATAATCAAAATCCCCAATATGCTTCCGCATCTAACCAAACTCCACCTCCtcctcaaaacaaccatccTCAAATGCCACCCCATCCTCGAAATACCCACCATAAAACCGCTCCACCACcataaaatcaaaaccaaaataaaaaaaaatactttcaatccCCAAACATCCCACCACCACTTAAATCAGAATATAAATCCTCAAACATACCCACAGAATTATCAAACCGCTCAAAATGCTCAGAGTCCCTATGTAGCTCCACCCTTACCAAAAAGAGCCACTTTCCAAATTCCCATCTCTGTCGAGCACGATGTGCACAGTTTTGAGCTGGACCATTACGAGGAAGAGGAAAAGGAGTGGAGGTCAAAGGAAGAGGTAAAGTTTGACATAAATGAAGAGATCAAGAAAGCCATGAAAGATCTTCAATGCGTCCCTGATATCGCGGGGCTTAGTAATGAAGACTTGTGTATCGAGCTAGCTGGTATCCGTGATGCTGATCCAAGAGAGATGCTGCAGAACTGGACCTCCACGCCCATCCTGATCCCCCGAACACCTCGGTAGAAAGGCATTTTCTTAATTGTTTGAGTTAAGAAAATCGGTGGTAGTCCAGAAGATACCCGATACCCaccattttgcattttcttaacTGTTTGAGTTTTTGCATTTCCATCGTGATGTTCAAAGAAGGAAACATGGCCCTATGCCATGGCCaaagtttgaattattttaaatttgaatgaaagcctctttGTTTAGTCGTTTGTTATACTTTACTTTCCTAAACTTTGtttgtttatggtttcagtAATGTAAGTTTTAAACCtaccaatgtcatgtcatgccACGAGCTAAATGAAAAATTAAGGCAGGTGATGACGAGGTTGATGACTacgaagaagaaaataagaaaccAGAGTATGTCGCCTAGGAATTTCGGCAGTTTGAAAATCAGCATAAGCCAAATCAAGAGGAAACAGAAATGGTAAATTTGGGGGATCCGTAGTGAGTTAAAGAGGTTAAGATCAGCATTCACTTAAATGAAACTCAATGAAAAGGCCTAATTCATTTGCTTGctgaatatattgatgtgttCGTCTGGGAAGTCGGCGACATGCAAGGGTTGAGTACTAATGTTGTATCGCATAAACTACCTATTAACTCGAGGTTGGATCCGGTGAAGAAAAAGGCTCAAAATTTCAAGCCTGAACTAAGTTTAAAGGTCAAAGAAGATATCACCAACCAAATAGAATCTCAATTGGTAGAAGTGACACAATACCCAACTTGGTTGGCCAATGTTGTTCCggtcaccaaaaaagatggaaaAAACAAGATTATGTCGACTATAAAGATCTCAACAAAGCTAACCCGAAGGATTATTTTTTGTTGccgaatattcatattttgattgacaactgtgctaagcatgaaatgcagtcatttgtggattgttacgcAGGCTATCACCAAATTTTGATGGATGAGGAAGATGTAGAAAAGACAGCTTTCATcacaccttggggtgtatatcattacagAGTGATGCCATTTGGCCTCAAGAATGTTGGTGCTACCTACATGAGGGCTATGACGACCATGTTTCAcgacatgattcataaggagattgaGGTGTATGCAGATGACATCATTATCGAGTCCCACGAGAGTTCAAACCACTGGACacatctaaaaaaattatttgatcatttgcatcattacaacttgaagttaaatccaACCAAATGTGCTTTTGGAGTTCTAGCCGgaaagttgt
This window of the Solanum pennellii chromosome 2, SPENNV200 genome carries:
- the LOC107009533 gene encoding uncharacterized protein LOC107009533 isoform X1, translating into MPSVENIADWFGLGKDFAYWCQESRIAFRDLYIRFGHASFYSTYNREFKLSYREWNEIRPLAFDVALLGTMVFSHGTSLRYEHTLFKWYENQGITKNYPIAPVILPDMYRALGKCKEGHRYFQGCNLLLQWLILSDLAKGARTPKLHTLDNKKTLKYLNDMLYWANMNNRITRGRWAQIFSESREEDPQWMLDRFISKEVVVESCRKIVLPLPGIREIHPLMSCDSSKGDKLYPKRCNMVLMYMILETIECTTSLKYSENGKVSSVWIKTPFPLADSMMDMTRVTKNG
- the LOC107009533 gene encoding uncharacterized protein LOC107009533 isoform X2; the encoded protein is MATAIYKAATVTLDEDLASQMKRKNDVEMEAKDLRKKLDTLRLKVQDREAREARIEAETAALLTKSMSLDEELTVEMEEFTSMADRMAALRKQNKAFHSNMIDKLQKMREKHPVFEQGANSYPDNAHPEATEEDNDEEIVYKPPLLGRTRGGD